A genomic window from Gossypium hirsutum isolate 1008001.06 chromosome D12, Gossypium_hirsutum_v2.1, whole genome shotgun sequence includes:
- the LOC107945538 gene encoding scarecrow-like protein 6, producing MNAMPLSFEEFQGKGALDFASSTSSYSNSSLLLQHQQQKKWQNNKESCCYVGFDPTSTRSPSPPTSSSTLSSSFDGGSGGASTDSSGVAETATVSKGKSQSFDTGTGKCGLSMEDWENDQSILRLIMGDVDDPSLGLNKILQPPSGSCGGGGSSKNMEFNAGFGMVDHSFGFDSITSSVSLMNNDMVSCLNPVFDQNQAEFTQNPVMLFPSYAAEMQEHNLLSPPPPNRFNSGTSGPNYKVPKVQFSSSGPEHYLRRQQLLQQRPTTPKIVTDEMANQQLQQAIIDQLIQAAELIETGDPVLAQGILARLNHQLSPVGKPFIRAAFYFKEALQLLLRFNTTNTSTLYTTNMIFKIAAYKSFSEISPTVQFMNFTCNQAILEVFEGCNRVHIIDFDIGYGGQWASLMQELVLRNGGAPCMKITAFACPTSYDEFELGFTIENLKHFANEINMGFDIKIVSLEALNSCSWYSLPLHFGENETIAVNLPIGSFSNYPSTLPLILRFVKQLSPKIVVSSDRGCDRTDVPFPHHIIHALQSYSGLLESLDAVNMNLDALEKIERFFLQPSIEKIVLGRHRSLERRPPWRSLFIQSGFSPLTFSNFTESQAECLVQRTPIRGFHVEKRQLALVLCWQRRELIATSAWRC from the coding sequence ATGAATGCCATGCCCCTATCCTTTGAGGAATTTCAAGGGAAGGGGGCTTTAGATTTTGCTTCTTCAACTTCATCTTATTCCAATTCATCACTGTTATTACAACACCAGCAACAGAAAAAGTGGCAAAACAACAAGGAAAGTTGTTGCTATGTGGGATTTGATCCCACATCTACAAGAAGCCCGAGTCCACCAACGTCTTCATCAACACTGTCTTCCTCATTCGACGGAGGCAGCGGTGGTGCCTCCACGGACAGTAGTGGCGTGGCGGAAACAGCAACTGTCTCCAAAGGTAAAAGTCAGTCTTTTGATACAGGGACGGGAAAATGTGGTTTAAGTATGGAGGATTGGGAGAATGACCAATCCATTTTGAGACTAATTATGGGTGATGTTGATGACCCTTCTTTGGGGTTAAACAAGATTCTTCAACCACCAAGTGGCAGCTGCGGTGGTGGTGGGTCGTCGAAAAATATGGAGTTTAATGCTGGTTTTGGTATGGTCGATCATAGTTTCGGGTTCGACTCCATTACTAGTAGTGTTAGCTTGATGAACAATGATATGGTTTCGTGTTTGAATCCTGTATTTGACCAAAACCAGGCCGAGTTCACCCAGAACCCGGTTATGTTATTCCCTTCGTATGCTGCTGAAATGCAGGAACATAATCTTTTGTCACCACCACCGCCGAATAGATTCAATTCCGGTACAAGTGGACCGAATTATAAAGTGCCGAAAGTTCAGTTTTCGAGTTCGGGACCGGAGCATTATCTCCGGCGTCAACAATTGCTTCAACAAAGGCCAACCACGCCGAAGATAGTGACTGATGAAATGGCGAACCAACAGCTTCAGCAGGCAATAATAGACCAATTAATTCAGGCCGCAGAGCTGATCGAAACCGGTGATCCGGTACTCGCGCAAGGGATATTGGCGCGGCTCAATCACCAGCTCTCCCCTGTAGGTAAGCCCTTTATAAGGGCTGCTTTCTACTTTAAGGAGGCCTTACAATTACTCCTTCGTTTCAACACTACCAACACTTCAACTTTGTATACTACCAATATGATTTTCAAGATCGCTGCTTACAAATCGTTCTCTGAGATATCTCCGACCGTTCAATTCATGAATTTCACTTGTAATCAAGCAATTCTCGAGGTTTTCGAAGGGTGTAATCGAGTTCACATAATCGATTTTGATATCGGATATGGTGGACAATGGGCTTCTTTGATGCAAGAACTTGTTTTAAGAAATGGCGGTGCACCTTGTATGAAAATTACCGCGTTTGCTTGTCCAACAAGTTACGATGAATTCGAACTCGGATTCACAATCGAGAATCTTAAGCATTTTGCTAATGAAATCAACATGGGTTTCGATATCAAAATCGTTAGCCTCGAGGCATTGAATTCGTGTTCTTGGTATTCATTGCCCCTGCATTTCGGTGAAAACGAAACGATTGCTGTTAATCTACCGATCGGTTCTTTTTCCAATTACCCTTCAACTCTTCCATTGATCCTCCGTTTCGTAAAACAATTATCACCCAAAATCGTTGTCTCGTCTGACCGTGGCTGTGACCGAACCGATGTCCCATTCCCTCACCACATAATCCATGCACTCCAATCATATTCCGGCCTACTCGAATCCCTCGACGCAGTGAACATGAACCTCGATGCGTTGGAAAAGATTGAAAGGTTCTTCCTTCAACCAAGCATTGAAAAAATCGTGTTAGGTCGACATCGGTCCCTCGAAAGAAGACCTCCATGGAGGAGTTTGTTTATACAATCCGGATTTTCACCATTAACATTCAGTAACTTCACTGAATCCCAAGCTGAATGTTTGGTTCAAAGAACACCAATTCGAGGTTTCCATGTCGAAAAAAGACAATTGGCACTTGTTCTTTGTTGGCAAAGGAGAGAATTAATTGCTACTTCAGCTTGGAGATGCTGA